In the Candidatus Nanopelagicales bacterium genome, one interval contains:
- a CDS encoding glycosyltransferase family 2 protein: protein MQQPAWFAKYASVLTSWLRGITQRLHRIAVDPAVAVGRVLLKERTDPTREAWGESGRLWMPANREIEISVVMPAYNAGSGLRPAVDRLMDVMESEGIGYELIVVDDGSTDDSIETLSDLSRQVRIVELPANRGKGGALHAGFSRARGSWVGFVDSDGDIDPAHLVEYLKVGRATGADMVYADKKHRESVSASSPFRKMVSLTFSRLVTTLFSLGVHDTQTGCKLIKREVLADILPRLRETRFAFDLELFVAATSAGYTSAVAAPVELQARMSGSTVSRSAIIRTLKDALVVLARRHSTHTYQEAVRPGVRVYVKGAPTGGAQVPPSRPQSGGAA, encoded by the coding sequence ATGCAACAGCCTGCCTGGTTCGCGAAATATGCGTCCGTGCTTACGTCTTGGCTGCGTGGCATCACGCAGCGACTGCACCGCATCGCCGTCGACCCGGCGGTTGCCGTGGGCCGGGTCCTGCTCAAGGAGCGCACCGATCCCACGCGGGAGGCGTGGGGTGAATCCGGGCGCCTGTGGATGCCCGCCAACCGGGAGATCGAGATCAGCGTCGTCATGCCCGCGTACAACGCGGGATCGGGGTTGCGGCCGGCTGTGGACCGACTGATGGACGTGATGGAGTCCGAGGGCATCGGCTACGAGTTGATCGTCGTCGATGACGGGTCGACCGACGACTCCATCGAGACGCTGTCGGACCTGTCCCGCCAGGTGCGGATCGTGGAGTTGCCGGCGAACCGTGGCAAGGGTGGGGCCCTGCACGCCGGGTTCTCGCGGGCCCGGGGGTCATGGGTCGGCTTCGTGGATTCCGACGGTGACATCGACCCCGCACACCTGGTCGAGTACCTGAAGGTCGGCCGCGCCACCGGCGCGGACATGGTCTACGCCGACAAAAAGCACCGCGAGTCGGTGTCAGCCTCATCCCCGTTCCGCAAGATGGTCTCGCTGACATTCTCACGACTCGTCACGACGCTGTTCTCCCTCGGTGTGCACGACACCCAGACCGGGTGCAAGCTCATCAAACGCGAGGTGCTGGCGGACATCCTGCCCCGGCTGCGCGAGACGCGGTTCGCGTTCGACCTCGAGCTCTTCGTCGCGGCGACATCAGCCGGCTACACCTCGGCCGTCGCGGCTCCGGTGGAACTTCAGGCCCGCATGTCGGGATCGACCGTGAGCCGATCCGCGATCATCCGCACCTTGAAGGACGCGCTCGTGGTGCTCGCCCGCAGGCATTCGACGCACACCTACCAGGAAGCGGTCCGGCCGGGCGTGCGGGTCTACGTCAAGGGCGCTCCGACTGGGGGAGCGCAGGTTCCCCCTTCGCGACCGCAGTCTGGTGGGGCGGCGTGA
- a CDS encoding response regulator translates to MTPTDAPPTILVIDDDVTMTLLFSKLLGSTGKVVTTNSGEEGLALARQIIPDLILLDVQMPGWDGFDVINELKLDPLVRHVPVIFITAEVLPEIESHCLEAGAADYIAKPVTPRVLLARAKTHLLLKKQADMLVDQAFRDPLTGALSAWAFGEMLETECARAAMYGWPTSLLLIEFDLLDEYSAAYGPIAADDALASIAAAVESEVRRPGDKIGRESVGRFSALLPQTSAEEAQACATRLSATVRSLEVRHSKSPEGTLTVSVGGAGSDGTVTAAALMRAAEVQLRAAQESGVGRIHVGAVTA, encoded by the coding sequence ATGACCCCTACCGACGCTCCCCCCACCATCCTCGTCATCGACGACGACGTCACGATGACCCTGCTGTTCAGCAAACTGCTCGGCTCAACCGGCAAGGTGGTCACGACGAACTCCGGCGAGGAGGGGTTGGCTCTGGCGCGCCAGATCATTCCGGATCTGATCCTGCTCGACGTGCAGATGCCCGGCTGGGACGGCTTCGACGTCATCAACGAGTTGAAGTTGGACCCCTTGGTGCGGCATGTCCCGGTCATCTTCATCACGGCGGAGGTTCTGCCCGAGATCGAATCGCACTGCCTCGAGGCTGGGGCAGCCGACTACATCGCCAAGCCGGTGACGCCGCGAGTTCTGCTGGCGCGGGCCAAGACCCACCTGCTGCTGAAGAAGCAAGCGGACATGTTGGTGGATCAGGCCTTCCGCGACCCGCTGACTGGCGCACTGAGCGCCTGGGCGTTCGGCGAGATGCTCGAGACCGAATGCGCGCGGGCCGCCATGTATGGCTGGCCCACGTCCCTGCTGCTCATCGAGTTCGATCTCCTCGACGAGTACTCGGCCGCCTACGGACCCATCGCGGCCGATGACGCGCTCGCGTCCATCGCCGCCGCGGTCGAGTCCGAGGTGCGCCGACCCGGCGACAAGATCGGCCGCGAGTCGGTCGGACGCTTCTCCGCGCTCCTCCCCCAGACATCCGCGGAAGAAGCCCAGGCGTGCGCCACCCGGCTCAGCGCGACCGTGCGGTCACTGGAGGTGCGCCACAGCAAGTCACCCGAAGGCACTCTGACGGTCAGCGTGGGGGGTGCGGGGTCCGACGGCACCGTCACTGCGGCCGCACTGATGCGCGCGGCCGAGGTGCAGTTGCGCGCCGCGCAGGAGTCCGGCGTCGGTCGCATCCACGTCGGTGCTGTCACCGCATGA
- a CDS encoding APC family permease, with protein sequence MSGSSGSTGESRSPRKEIGLVAAISIGVGGMIGAGIFSILGVVASVAGAAMPVSFAVGGVVALFAAYSYVMLGKRFPSVGGAVTFLVRGFGDGPVAGTLNIFQYLAYVIAIALYAHGFAAYAQTFIALPGQVWAVGVVVVFTAVNFIGSRVMGRAESVIVIIKVAILVVFIVAAALALTPAGEQQLAPSNWSDTMALLTGAGLIFVGYEGFGLITNASGNMRRPSWELPRAIYIAIAIVIVIYLCVAAGVVSNVPFDELRNLGDAALAVAAEPALGNVGFTLVAVAALLSTASAVNATLFGAANISYQISKNGDLPTPFSRELWGRDVEGLFITAGLVLVFVLLFPLSAVASMGSAGFLLVYSAVGVGHLRIRSETGARRWPIIVSIVLCMTLFVILFAEMVRVAPTSAIALAVALLLSWLTDVGYRRFRNRSLAGLLDHH encoded by the coding sequence GTGAGCGGGTCATCGGGGTCGACCGGCGAATCGCGCTCACCGCGTAAGGAGATCGGGCTGGTCGCCGCCATCAGCATCGGTGTCGGCGGGATGATCGGTGCCGGGATCTTCTCCATCCTGGGTGTGGTGGCCAGTGTCGCGGGGGCCGCCATGCCTGTGTCCTTCGCCGTCGGAGGAGTGGTGGCGCTCTTCGCGGCCTACAGCTACGTGATGCTGGGCAAGCGTTTCCCGAGCGTCGGCGGCGCCGTGACATTCCTGGTGCGCGGGTTCGGCGACGGTCCGGTCGCCGGGACCCTGAACATCTTCCAGTACCTCGCCTACGTGATCGCCATCGCTCTGTACGCGCACGGTTTCGCCGCCTACGCGCAGACTTTCATCGCACTACCGGGTCAAGTGTGGGCGGTCGGAGTCGTTGTCGTCTTCACCGCGGTGAACTTCATCGGCAGCAGGGTCATGGGGCGGGCTGAATCCGTGATCGTGATCATCAAGGTCGCCATCTTGGTGGTGTTCATCGTCGCGGCGGCGCTCGCGCTCACTCCCGCAGGAGAACAGCAGCTGGCTCCGAGCAACTGGTCGGACACGATGGCGCTGCTCACCGGCGCCGGTCTGATCTTCGTCGGGTACGAGGGATTCGGACTGATCACGAACGCGAGCGGGAACATGCGTCGCCCCTCGTGGGAACTCCCGCGCGCGATCTACATCGCGATCGCGATCGTGATCGTGATCTACCTGTGCGTGGCGGCGGGCGTGGTGTCCAACGTCCCCTTCGACGAACTACGCAATCTCGGTGACGCCGCGTTGGCGGTGGCCGCCGAACCGGCCCTCGGCAATGTCGGATTCACGCTCGTCGCGGTGGCCGCCCTGCTGTCGACGGCCTCCGCCGTGAACGCCACCTTGTTCGGAGCCGCCAACATCTCCTACCAGATCAGCAAGAACGGCGACCTCCCGACACCGTTCTCGCGCGAACTGTGGGGACGTGATGTCGAAGGGCTCTTCATCACCGCGGGCCTCGTGCTCGTCTTCGTCCTGTTGTTCCCCTTGAGTGCCGTCGCTTCGATGGGCAGCGCCGGTTTTCTGCTCGTCTACAGCGCGGTAGGCGTGGGGCACCTACGGATCCGCAGCGAGACCGGTGCTCGGCGGTGGCCGATCATCGTGTCCATCGTCTTGTGCATGACGCTGTTCGTGATCCTGTTCGCCGAGATGGTCCGGGTCGCGCCGACGTCAGCGATTGCCCTGGCCGTCGCGCTGCTGCTGAGTTGGCTCACCGATGTCGGGTACCGCCGATTCCGCAACCGCAGCCTCGCTGGACTGCTGGATCACCACTGA
- a CDS encoding metallophosphoesterase, which translates to MKPLDDDEPGAAAEESQAGLDLVTESSQDDDAQDKTARTITWKRWLGMGITLVLIVIAILLLLRACAKEVPESVTVVAAGDMACDAKDPAMKKKNRDMNQCRFKEVSDIAVSLQPDALLGLGDYQYEVPKAEAYQDIYGPTWGRLRSITLPAIGNQELKVFEANTFRQYFGERAGPPEGYWSTELGRWHVVVLNSNCTVVIGGCGEGSPQQIWLTEDLAANDSKCTLAIMHHPRWSTGIAGPDGRTDALYRTLDQGGVDILLSGHEADYERFGQLDADGNPSMEGVRQFVVGTGGQAVYRPEQGAAPWRNKGVLIESEYADFEHHGVLELQLDPDRYSWAFHSLDTKKPITDSGSSPCR; encoded by the coding sequence GTGAAGCCGCTCGACGACGATGAACCTGGCGCTGCGGCAGAGGAATCTCAGGCCGGGCTCGACCTCGTGACGGAGTCGTCGCAGGACGATGATGCGCAGGACAAGACGGCACGAACCATCACCTGGAAACGCTGGCTGGGCATGGGGATCACCCTCGTCCTCATCGTCATCGCGATCCTCCTGTTGCTGCGGGCGTGCGCCAAGGAGGTCCCCGAATCGGTCACGGTCGTCGCGGCCGGTGACATGGCCTGCGACGCCAAGGACCCGGCGATGAAGAAGAAGAACCGGGACATGAACCAGTGCCGGTTCAAGGAAGTCTCCGACATCGCGGTGTCGCTGCAGCCCGACGCCCTGCTCGGGCTCGGCGACTACCAGTACGAGGTTCCCAAGGCCGAGGCGTATCAGGACATCTACGGACCGACGTGGGGTCGGCTTCGTTCCATCACGCTGCCGGCGATCGGCAATCAGGAACTGAAGGTCTTCGAGGCGAACACGTTCCGGCAGTACTTCGGCGAGCGGGCCGGCCCCCCCGAGGGCTACTGGTCGACCGAACTCGGCCGCTGGCACGTGGTCGTGCTCAATTCGAACTGCACAGTCGTTATCGGAGGCTGCGGTGAGGGGTCGCCGCAACAGATCTGGCTCACCGAGGACCTCGCCGCCAACGACTCGAAGTGCACGCTGGCGATCATGCATCATCCGCGCTGGTCGACAGGGATCGCCGGACCCGACGGGCGCACCGATGCGCTGTACCGGACTCTCGATCAAGGCGGCGTGGACATCTTGCTGTCCGGACACGAAGCCGACTACGAACGGTTCGGCCAACTCGACGCCGACGGCAACCCCAGCATGGAAGGGGTCCGGCAGTTCGTCGTCGGAACCGGGGGTCAGGCGGTCTACCGCCCCGAACAGGGGGCCGCCCCGTGGCGCAACAAGGGGGTCCTGATCGAAAGTGAATACGCCGACTTCGAACACCATGGGGTGCTCGAGTTGCAGTTGGACCCCGACCGCTACAGCTGGGCGTTCCACTCCTTGGACACCAAGAAGCCGATCACCGACTCCGGGTCCTCCCCCTGCCGGTGA